The following coding sequences lie in one Alloacidobacterium dinghuense genomic window:
- a CDS encoding ABC transporter permease, which translates to MNFRYALRQLRKNPAFTLTAALTLAIGIGATTAIFSLVYAVLLRPLPFPQADQLVWLNQQDHSLPGVVAESLSYPDYFDWRAQNHTLSGIASYRGGNFTFFSNGETQHLESQVVSANFFQVLGVAPMLGRDFRWDEEKPGNRAVMLSYGLWQSAFGSANDIVGRSIRLGDDDYSVAGVMPKGFQFPFATPAPQLWVSIATDAYDPTGNDPATAQRGNDSLGIIGRLKPGVTLQQAKADLGVIANNLAKQYPDSNKWYTSALVKPELDHLTGDTRPALRVLFGAVALVLLIACANVAGLLLARGSQRSAEFALRTAIGASRGEIIRQMLSESVILSLCGGISGIVLAGGLLKATVSLLPVEIPRIEQVSVNGTVLAFAVVVSILTGILFGLLPAWRMSQVEPSSALRDGARNVSSGHARHTLQSGLVIAQTAIGLVLLVASGLLIRSFIRVMHVDPGFDSKHVLTTRLGVSFDHRYNHDQHYQFYEQVLAKLAAQPGVKGVSAGWPLPFSNSYASVSLAIEGRPVAKGDEPSEAFGAVMPGYFETMRIPILSGRTFTGQDGFKSTPVIIINQALAAKYFPGENPIGKHIRAELGDGVLEHPMREVVGVVGNTKQLGLKTDAAPMYYLPYAQAVITNPYLVIRSNSDPAQLANTVRRVVSQMDSEVPVYQVSMLEDYVSKSAAQPRFQTWLLGCFAGVALLLSAVGLYGLLSYVVVQRTFEIGLRMAIGAQRSDMLKMILRRGLRLAAIGLGIGLAASMLLTRFLAHMLYGVTPLDLLTFATVSIVLMAVAAAASFAPAWRASRLDPMQTLRNQ; encoded by the coding sequence ATGAACTTCCGTTACGCCCTGCGCCAGCTGCGCAAAAATCCCGCCTTCACGTTGACCGCAGCCCTCACGCTGGCGATCGGCATTGGAGCCACGACCGCCATTTTCAGCCTGGTATATGCTGTGCTGCTTCGGCCTTTGCCGTTTCCCCAGGCCGATCAACTGGTCTGGTTGAATCAGCAGGATCATTCCTTGCCGGGGGTTGTAGCGGAGTCGCTGAGCTATCCGGATTACTTCGACTGGCGCGCACAGAATCACACCTTGAGCGGCATCGCCTCGTATCGCGGCGGAAATTTCACCTTCTTTAGCAATGGGGAAACGCAGCATCTGGAATCGCAGGTTGTTTCGGCGAACTTCTTCCAGGTACTCGGTGTGGCCCCCATGCTCGGCCGGGATTTCCGCTGGGACGAAGAGAAACCGGGTAATCGCGCCGTGATGCTCAGCTATGGGCTCTGGCAGTCGGCCTTCGGCTCAGCAAACGATATTGTGGGCCGATCGATCCGCCTCGGCGATGATGACTACTCGGTGGCCGGCGTGATGCCGAAGGGCTTTCAATTCCCTTTCGCTACCCCTGCGCCACAATTGTGGGTATCGATTGCGACCGATGCATACGACCCTACCGGCAATGACCCGGCCACGGCTCAGCGTGGAAACGATTCTCTGGGAATCATTGGGCGTTTGAAACCTGGCGTAACGCTTCAGCAAGCCAAGGCAGATCTTGGGGTCATAGCGAACAATCTTGCGAAACAGTATCCCGACAGCAACAAGTGGTATACCTCGGCGCTCGTCAAACCAGAACTCGATCATCTAACCGGGGACACTCGGCCCGCGCTGCGCGTGCTCTTTGGCGCAGTTGCCCTCGTGCTTTTGATTGCCTGCGCGAATGTCGCCGGTCTTCTGCTGGCGCGTGGTTCGCAGCGCAGCGCTGAATTTGCATTGCGTACTGCTATTGGCGCCAGCCGCGGCGAAATCATTCGGCAGATGCTGTCTGAGTCCGTAATTCTTTCTTTGTGCGGCGGTATCTCTGGCATTGTGCTGGCAGGTGGGCTGCTCAAGGCTACAGTGAGTCTGCTGCCAGTTGAAATTCCTCGCATTGAGCAAGTCTCCGTGAATGGAACCGTGCTTGCATTCGCTGTGGTTGTCTCCATTCTGACGGGCATACTTTTTGGCCTGTTGCCGGCGTGGCGAATGTCACAGGTCGAGCCCTCCTCCGCTTTGCGCGATGGCGCTCGCAACGTGAGCTCTGGTCACGCGCGACACACGCTGCAGAGCGGACTGGTAATAGCGCAGACTGCGATCGGGCTGGTCTTGCTGGTAGCGTCAGGTCTGCTGATCCGCAGCTTTATCCGGGTAATGCATGTTGATCCGGGATTCGACTCAAAACATGTGCTGACGACCAGGCTCGGCGTCTCTTTCGATCACCGCTACAACCATGATCAGCACTATCAATTCTATGAGCAGGTGCTGGCAAAGCTCGCAGCACAGCCTGGCGTGAAAGGTGTATCAGCAGGATGGCCTTTGCCGTTCTCAAACAGCTATGCCAGTGTCTCGCTTGCTATCGAGGGCAGGCCAGTAGCAAAAGGCGACGAGCCGAGTGAAGCATTTGGCGCTGTAATGCCAGGCTACTTTGAAACGATGCGTATCCCGATTCTCTCCGGGCGCACATTCACAGGGCAGGATGGATTCAAAAGCACACCGGTCATCATCATCAACCAGGCTTTGGCCGCGAAGTATTTTCCGGGAGAGAATCCCATCGGCAAGCACATCCGTGCAGAACTGGGCGACGGAGTCCTCGAACATCCCATGCGCGAAGTCGTTGGAGTGGTCGGCAACACCAAACAACTGGGCCTTAAGACTGACGCCGCGCCTATGTATTACCTTCCTTACGCGCAGGCCGTAATCACAAATCCTTATCTCGTGATTCGCTCCAATAGTGATCCGGCACAACTCGCAAATACAGTTCGTAGAGTTGTATCCCAAATGGATTCGGAAGTGCCGGTGTATCAAGTCTCTATGCTCGAGGACTACGTTTCGAAATCGGCCGCCCAGCCACGCTTCCAGACGTGGCTCCTTGGATGTTTCGCCGGAGTCGCGCTGCTGCTCTCGGCTGTGGGGCTCTATGGTTTGTTGTCGTACGTGGTGGTGCAGCGCACCTTCGAGATCGGCCTTCGCATGGCCATCGGCGCGCAACGCTCAGACATGCTGAAGATGATTTTGCGTCGCGGCCTGCGGCTTGCTGCCATTGGACTGGGGATTGGCCTCGCAGCATCTATGCTGCTCACCCGTTTCCTGGCGCACATGCTTTATGGGGTAACACCGCTTGATCTGCTCACCTTTGCCACGGTGAGCATTGTGTTGATGGCGGTTGCGGCCGCGGCAAGCTTTGCTCCCGCATGGCGTGCCTCTCGCCTTGATCCGATGCAGACATTGCGCAACCAGTAA
- a CDS encoding ABC transporter permease has product MRFRFALRQLRKNLGFTITAVLTLAIGIGATTAIFSLVYAVLLRPLPFPQPECLVHPTPLWLVAGAKDISAAIANDISYPDFFDWRAQNKSFDSLASYHSSSVTLNSFGSNTASQLRAAIVSSDFFRVLGINPTIGRTFTRDEERPGSHVVVLSHDLWVSSFHSDPSIVGQRIMLDDQAYTVIGVMKDFAFPETPTASVWLTPSFDAETSGTPPSTEQRGWNQLEMIGRLKPGVSIGSAQAELNVIQKGLSVRYPDSESTTVATKVEPEIDNIVGDIRPALRVLFAAVAALLLIACANIAGLLLARGEGRQSELAVRTALGANRSEIVRQLLGESLILSLLGGVAGVALAFPLLKLSVYVVPANLPRFDHVSMDGGVLAFAFAASVITGLIFGVLPARKLSRIDPAHALRDGGRGTSAGRQRYLLHAALVVAETAMGLVLLVAAGLLIRSFTRVLHTDPGFNPQNTLTFGVGVSKKRYPDEKRAQLYRELLPKFAALPGVKSATAVFPLPFGGGGMDLSFQIQGHIVPSGREPDARMSIVESNYLHTMQIRLLRGRDFTDADNTASAKPVALINAAFAKKYFPNEDAIGKGIMTGLDEDKKIFREIVGITGNVKQSALTERDQPEIYVSYESAPFAPASFALRVGGDPASYVNSVTSVVTDIDRELTVYRIRTYADMMNQAASQPRFQTLLLSGFAAVALLLAAIGLYAVLSYMVAQRTFEIGLRMAIGAQRTDVLRMILQRGLRLAVAGLAIGLVASALLTSFLSHMLYGVKPLDPVTFIAVSVVLLAVSAAASFAPAWRASQLEPMKTLRDQ; this is encoded by the coding sequence ATGAGGTTTCGTTTTGCGCTTCGGCAACTTCGCAAAAATCTGGGCTTCACGATCACTGCTGTGCTTACACTGGCTATCGGGATTGGAGCGACCACAGCGATCTTCAGTCTGGTTTACGCGGTGCTCCTGCGTCCGCTTCCGTTTCCGCAGCCAGAGTGTCTCGTGCATCCTACGCCGCTCTGGTTAGTGGCGGGCGCCAAGGATATTTCGGCAGCCATAGCAAATGACATTTCTTATCCAGATTTCTTTGACTGGCGCGCGCAGAACAAATCCTTCGATTCGCTGGCGAGTTATCACAGCAGCTCAGTCACGCTGAATTCTTTCGGGTCGAATACCGCCAGCCAGCTTCGCGCAGCGATTGTGTCATCTGATTTCTTCCGCGTCCTCGGGATCAATCCGACGATAGGCCGAACTTTCACTCGCGATGAAGAACGGCCCGGCAGCCATGTGGTTGTTTTAAGCCATGATCTGTGGGTTTCAAGCTTCCACAGCGATCCCAGTATTGTCGGCCAGCGCATCATGCTTGATGACCAGGCGTACACCGTAATCGGCGTGATGAAAGACTTTGCTTTCCCGGAGACTCCAACGGCATCCGTGTGGCTTACACCGTCTTTTGACGCCGAAACAAGTGGGACACCGCCTTCAACCGAGCAGCGCGGATGGAACCAGCTTGAGATGATCGGACGACTCAAGCCAGGCGTCTCGATTGGCTCTGCGCAGGCCGAACTCAACGTCATTCAGAAGGGCCTGTCTGTACGCTATCCCGACTCGGAATCGACGACCGTCGCCACCAAGGTTGAACCGGAAATCGACAACATCGTCGGCGACATCCGCCCGGCCCTGCGTGTTCTCTTTGCCGCTGTTGCCGCGCTGCTGCTTATTGCATGCGCCAACATTGCCGGCCTGCTGCTCGCTCGCGGTGAAGGACGCCAGTCAGAGCTCGCTGTCCGCACAGCGCTGGGAGCGAACCGCAGCGAGATCGTGCGCCAGCTTCTCGGTGAATCGCTGATTCTCTCGCTTCTCGGCGGTGTCGCCGGAGTCGCTCTCGCTTTCCCTCTGCTAAAGCTATCTGTCTACGTGGTTCCAGCCAATCTGCCGCGGTTCGATCACGTCTCGATGGATGGTGGCGTGCTTGCCTTTGCCTTTGCTGCCTCGGTCATTACGGGACTCATCTTCGGCGTGCTGCCGGCACGCAAGCTCTCACGCATCGATCCCGCGCACGCTCTCCGTGATGGAGGACGCGGCACGTCGGCAGGTCGCCAACGTTATCTCCTGCATGCGGCCCTCGTAGTAGCAGAAACAGCGATGGGCCTTGTGTTGCTTGTCGCCGCCGGGCTACTCATCCGCAGCTTCACGCGTGTGCTCCATACCGACCCCGGTTTCAATCCGCAAAATACTCTTACCTTTGGTGTTGGAGTTTCCAAGAAGCGCTACCCCGATGAGAAGCGCGCACAGCTTTACCGTGAACTTCTGCCGAAGTTCGCAGCCCTGCCAGGCGTCAAGTCCGCCACCGCTGTCTTCCCGCTGCCATTTGGTGGAGGCGGCATGGACCTCTCCTTCCAGATACAAGGCCACATAGTCCCTTCTGGCCGTGAGCCTGACGCTCGCATGAGTATCGTCGAGAGCAATTACCTGCACACCATGCAAATCCGGCTGCTGCGCGGACGCGATTTTACGGATGCCGACAATACTGCCAGCGCAAAGCCGGTTGCACTGATTAACGCGGCATTCGCGAAGAAATACTTTCCGAATGAAGACGCCATCGGCAAGGGCATCATGACGGGGCTTGATGAAGACAAAAAGATCTTCCGGGAAATCGTCGGCATTACCGGGAATGTCAAACAGTCTGCACTTACGGAAAGAGACCAGCCGGAAATATACGTTTCCTATGAATCAGCGCCCTTCGCGCCGGCCAGCTTTGCTCTACGTGTCGGCGGCGATCCGGCGAGCTACGTCAATTCTGTCACTTCGGTGGTTACAGACATCGATCGCGAGCTGACCGTCTACCGAATTCGCACATATGCAGACATGATGAACCAGGCGGCATCGCAGCCGCGATTCCAGACGCTATTGCTCAGTGGTTTCGCCGCCGTAGCTCTGTTGCTGGCTGCTATAGGGCTTTACGCTGTGCTCTCCTACATGGTGGCTCAGCGAACGTTCGAGATCGGACTGCGTATGGCGATCGGCGCCCAGCGCACAGATGTGCTGCGCATGATTCTGCAACGGGGGTTGCGGCTAGCTGTGGCAGGGCTTGCCATCGGACTCGTGGCCTCTGCCCTGCTCACAAGTTTTCTTAGCCACATGCTCTACGGGGTGAAACCGCTCGATCCCGTCACCTTCATCGCTGTCAGTGTTGTACTTCTGGCAGTCTCTGCTGCGGCGAGCTTTGCTCCTGCATGGCGAGCGTCGCAACTGGAGCCGATGAAGACGTTACGCGATCAGTAG
- a CDS encoding alpha-mannosidase: MSFFAKSLVAILGTAIAVGAVAQTMKAPDITKQPTLYVVPYAHLDTQWRWDFQQSISEYLLKTMRVNFDYISKYPHYVFNWTGANRYRLMKEYFPDDYAKMKQYIAAGNWYPAGSSMEEGDVNLPSAESIFRQVLYGNTYFRKEFGKASAEYMLPDCFGFPASLPTILAHAGVKGFSTQKLSAAWQPAPQVGGPDSPEQTPEGIPFNVGVWEGPDGETVLAALNPGGYGSRIHSDLSKTPPPSPAPDSFRGPGQGPPETDWVKRIDIDGKATGVFADYHYIGTGDIGGAVDEESVKLLEAMVTQGDAVLPSAGNSSQGTDGHPVRLGDGPVRVVSSAADQMFLDIKPDMQSKMPRYKGDLELINHSAGSLTSQAYHKRWNRENELLADAAEKASVAAAWMGGRPYPQQRLNDAWTLVMGGQFHDTGAGTATPRAYEFAQNDDVIALNQFATVLTSATQSIASGLNTQVSGIPVVVYNPLNIEREDIVEAAVTFPGSQPKAVRVTGPDGKDVPAQLENGKVLFVAKTPSVGYAIYSVAPTGAPSGSSDLHVTESSLENARYKVILNSDGDVSSIFDKTLNKELLSAPIRLAISNDTPRQWPAWNMDFDQEQAAPRRYVAGPAKVRVVENGPARIAVEVSRETEGSKFVQTIRLSDGDAGNRVEFSNSIDWKSLSANLKAVFPLSASNKMATYNWEVGTIQRPNAYDRQFEVASHHWIDLTDDSGSYGATILTGFKNGSDKRDDRTIRLTLLRSPGYLPGNERRAYSDELNQDWGHHEILFGIAGHADDWRQGQTDWQAYRLSSPLIAFETEKHTGRLGHSFSLVTVSNPRIRVLALKKAETSDEVILRMVELDGKPEQNVRVKFAGPVTAAREVNGQELPLGSANVVDGALETSFKPYQPESFALKLGTAPAQLNSVKSQPVTLKYDLAAASEDDTKSTGGFDAKGDALPAEMLPADLALNDVNFRLAPGGASKPDAAIAHGQTIHLPVGNFNMVYILAASDDGDQKATFQVGKKPVELTVENWGGFVGQWDTRLWKPAPDTVPVRQFGSNSPAKEVALRKNWAVSAHHATWDLSDRGSPNWSPRYPEDYLGLQPGYIKPASLAWYASHHHTPDGLNEPYEYSYLFAYGIPLPPHTSTLTLPANDKIRILAISVASENPSVKPAQPLYDTLGRTQP; this comes from the coding sequence ATGTCATTTTTCGCAAAGAGCCTTGTCGCCATCCTAGGGACGGCAATCGCAGTGGGCGCGGTCGCACAGACCATGAAGGCGCCTGACATTACCAAGCAGCCTACCTTGTACGTGGTGCCATATGCCCATCTCGATACGCAGTGGCGCTGGGATTTTCAGCAATCGATTAGCGAATACCTTCTAAAAACGATGCGCGTGAACTTCGATTACATCTCGAAGTACCCGCACTATGTTTTCAACTGGACAGGCGCAAATCGATATCGGCTGATGAAGGAGTATTTCCCTGACGATTACGCGAAGATGAAGCAATACATCGCCGCAGGGAACTGGTATCCGGCAGGTTCCTCGATGGAAGAAGGCGATGTGAATCTACCCAGCGCGGAGTCTATTTTTCGGCAGGTACTGTACGGCAACACTTACTTCCGGAAGGAATTCGGCAAGGCCAGCGCCGAGTACATGCTGCCCGACTGCTTCGGATTCCCGGCATCGTTGCCCACCATCCTGGCTCATGCCGGGGTGAAGGGCTTTTCAACACAGAAACTCAGCGCAGCCTGGCAGCCAGCGCCACAAGTGGGTGGACCGGATTCTCCGGAACAGACTCCGGAAGGCATTCCCTTCAATGTCGGCGTATGGGAGGGCCCCGATGGGGAGACTGTTCTGGCTGCTCTGAATCCCGGCGGCTACGGCAGCCGAATCCACTCCGATTTGAGCAAGACTCCACCGCCATCTCCAGCCCCAGATTCTTTCCGCGGTCCCGGGCAAGGTCCACCGGAGACGGATTGGGTGAAGCGCATCGACATCGATGGCAAAGCTACGGGCGTCTTCGCCGACTATCACTACATCGGAACGGGCGACATCGGTGGGGCAGTGGATGAAGAGTCAGTGAAGCTTCTCGAAGCGATGGTGACGCAAGGCGATGCTGTCCTTCCCTCGGCCGGAAATTCTTCACAGGGAACAGATGGCCATCCAGTTCGTCTGGGCGACGGTCCGGTACGCGTTGTCTCCTCTGCCGCAGACCAGATGTTCCTCGATATTAAGCCGGACATGCAATCGAAGATGCCGAGGTACAAAGGCGACCTCGAACTGATCAACCACTCAGCCGGATCGCTGACCTCGCAGGCTTACCACAAGCGTTGGAACCGCGAAAATGAGCTTCTCGCCGATGCTGCTGAAAAAGCTTCTGTAGCGGCTGCGTGGATGGGCGGACGTCCATATCCGCAACAGCGGCTGAACGATGCCTGGACGCTCGTGATGGGCGGACAATTCCACGATACCGGCGCCGGCACGGCTACGCCCCGCGCCTATGAGTTCGCACAGAATGACGATGTCATCGCGCTCAACCAGTTTGCGACTGTGCTCACGAGCGCAACTCAGTCGATAGCATCCGGGCTAAACACGCAAGTCAGCGGAATCCCGGTTGTCGTCTACAACCCGCTGAACATCGAGCGAGAAGACATCGTTGAAGCCGCAGTCACGTTTCCCGGCTCACAGCCAAAGGCCGTCCGCGTCACCGGCCCCGATGGTAAAGACGTCCCCGCGCAACTTGAGAATGGCAAAGTGCTCTTCGTAGCGAAGACACCATCTGTCGGCTACGCCATTTACAGCGTCGCGCCTACGGGAGCGCCCAGCGGTTCATCGGATCTGCACGTAACTGAATCCTCGCTCGAGAACGCCCGCTACAAGGTCATACTCAACAGCGACGGCGACGTATCCAGCATCTTCGACAAGACCCTCAACAAGGAACTCCTCTCCGCGCCCATTCGTCTCGCCATCTCCAACGACACGCCCAGACAATGGCCTGCATGGAACATGGATTTCGATCAGGAGCAGGCTGCTCCGCGCAGGTACGTTGCCGGTCCGGCAAAAGTCCGCGTTGTCGAGAACGGTCCCGCACGCATAGCCGTCGAAGTCTCACGCGAAACCGAAGGATCGAAGTTCGTGCAGACGATTCGCCTGTCCGATGGCGATGCAGGCAATCGAGTCGAGTTCAGCAATTCCATTGACTGGAAATCTCTGTCGGCAAATCTCAAAGCCGTCTTTCCGCTCTCTGCGAGCAATAAGATGGCGACCTACAACTGGGAAGTTGGAACCATCCAGCGTCCCAATGCCTACGATCGCCAGTTTGAAGTTGCGTCGCACCACTGGATCGACCTTACTGACGACAGCGGCTCCTATGGCGCCACGATTCTCACCGGCTTCAAAAACGGCTCCGACAAGCGGGATGATCGGACCATTCGTCTTACCCTGCTCCGTTCTCCCGGATATCTCCCGGGGAACGAAAGACGCGCTTATTCCGATGAGCTAAATCAGGACTGGGGCCATCACGAGATTCTCTTCGGCATCGCCGGCCACGCTGACGACTGGAGACAGGGGCAAACCGACTGGCAGGCTTATCGCCTGAGTTCGCCACTCATCGCCTTCGAAACCGAAAAGCACACAGGCAGGCTCGGCCATAGCTTCTCACTCGTTACTGTCAGCAACCCGCGCATCCGCGTCCTCGCGCTCAAGAAAGCTGAGACGAGCGACGAAGTCATCCTGCGCATGGTGGAACTCGACGGCAAGCCCGAGCAGAACGTCCGCGTTAAGTTTGCCGGTCCCGTCACGGCTGCGCGCGAAGTCAATGGTCAAGAACTCCCGCTCGGCTCCGCAAACGTAGTCGATGGAGCGCTTGAGACTTCCTTCAAGCCTTATCAGCCGGAATCCTTCGCTCTTAAGCTCGGGACCGCGCCGGCACAACTAAACTCCGTGAAATCGCAGCCGGTCACCCTCAAGTACGATCTCGCTGCAGCCAGCGAGGACGACACGAAATCCACCGGAGGCTTCGACGCAAAAGGCGACGCGCTGCCAGCCGAGATGCTGCCCGCAGACCTCGCCCTCAACGATGTGAATTTCAGGCTCGCTCCGGGCGGCGCCTCAAAGCCTGACGCAGCCATAGCGCACGGCCAGACAATCCATCTACCTGTTGGCAATTTCAATATGGTATACATCCTCGCCGCTTCCGATGACGGCGATCAGAAGGCCACTTTCCAGGTTGGAAAAAAGCCGGTCGAACTCACCGTTGAAAACTGGGGCGGATTCGTCGGACAATGGGACACGCGCCTCTGGAAGCCTGCCCCCGATACTGTTCCCGTCCGGCAGTTTGGCAGCAACAGTCCGGCCAAGGAAGTAGCACTGCGCAAGAACTGGGCCGTATCCGCCCATCATGCTACATGGGACCTGAGCGACCGTGGTTCGCCAAACTGGTCTCCGCGATATCCGGAAGACTATTTGGGACTGCAACCTGGCTACATCAAGCCCGCCAGCCTGGCGTGGTACGCATCGCATCACCATACACCGGACGGTCTGAATGAGCCTTACGAATATAGTTATCTCTTTGCATACGGGATACCGCTCCCGCCGCACACCAGCACGCTCACGCTTCCGGCAAACGACAAGATTCGTATCCTGGCCATTTCGGTCGCCAGCGAGAACCCATCCGTCAAGCCGGCGCAACCGCTGTATGACACGTTAGGACGCACTCAACCATGA
- a CDS encoding VOC family protein, which produces MENAVMGLTPYLTVSDAKAAIEFYKKAFGASEVARHGAPGSDKLMHVHLNINGSALFFADDFPEFHDGKSSTPQALGGTSVTLHLQVEDGQAAWDRAVAAGGTVVMPFKEQFWGDLYGQFTDPFGHLWSIGQSVKNPTPTELEEGAEAAFERGREKAGKV; this is translated from the coding sequence ATGGAAAATGCAGTCATGGGTCTGACCCCATATCTCACCGTCAGCGATGCCAAGGCAGCCATTGAGTTCTACAAAAAGGCTTTCGGCGCATCTGAAGTCGCCCGCCACGGCGCGCCAGGCAGCGACAAACTCATGCACGTCCATCTCAACATCAACGGCAGCGCCCTCTTTTTTGCCGATGATTTTCCCGAATTCCATGACGGCAAAAGCAGTACGCCGCAGGCACTGGGCGGCACGTCCGTAACCCTCCACCTTCAGGTCGAGGACGGCCAGGCGGCCTGGGACCGTGCTGTCGCCGCCGGTGGCACCGTCGTCATGCCATTCAAGGAGCAGTTCTGGGGTGACCTCTACGGCCAGTTCACCGATCCCTTCGGACACTTGTGGTCCATTGGGCAATCCGTGAAGAACCCGACCCCAACCGAACTTGAAGAAGGCGCTGAAGCTGCTTTCGAAAGAGGCAGGGAAAAAGCTGGCAAGGTTTAA
- a CDS encoding MFS transporter, with product MPGWAPTAGMVNSLNGENKPSAQVVAALYLGFVLTGIGTNLLGCILPALSGIWGLSDSHSGFLFAAQFAGSSTGALLMQSDLFKSIVRGYVLLILGSIAFAFCRGHLAPLILFCYGLGLGSAMTAISMIFGRMYTTNRGASLSLLNAFWGLGAVVCPMLATVWERFESANSIYLGLALAAVLPLFALALQYRYVSQLRDEITVVSNRHTKFSLLVPLAIFAFLYVGVESSISGWMMTYVHRLPLASGLYAPIATSFFWIALLVGRSVAPAVLKRISESGLLMITLCVVLVSNVMLLLSYTPAMSITSAALAGLMLAPIFPLCLSKVLAIASGPSESRWVFAISGLGGAVLPWMTGQVASLSGSLRTGLAVPLVAAIVMLLLQVRTQRVLGRG from the coding sequence ATGCCAGGGTGGGCTCCCACAGCAGGAATGGTCAATTCATTGAACGGTGAAAACAAGCCATCTGCTCAGGTCGTAGCGGCGCTCTATCTGGGATTTGTTCTAACCGGGATTGGTACCAATCTGCTTGGCTGTATCCTGCCGGCGCTGAGTGGAATCTGGGGCCTGAGCGACAGCCATTCCGGGTTTCTGTTTGCAGCGCAGTTTGCCGGATCGTCAACCGGCGCGCTCCTGATGCAATCTGATTTGTTCAAAAGCATTGTTCGGGGATACGTGTTGCTCATTCTCGGCTCGATTGCTTTTGCGTTTTGCCGAGGTCATCTTGCTCCGCTGATTCTCTTCTGCTACGGGCTTGGCCTTGGCTCAGCGATGACGGCGATCAGCATGATTTTCGGGCGCATGTACACGACAAATCGTGGCGCGTCGTTGTCGCTGCTAAATGCGTTCTGGGGACTAGGCGCGGTTGTCTGTCCGATGCTGGCTACAGTCTGGGAGCGATTCGAATCGGCGAATTCGATCTATCTTGGGCTTGCTCTGGCTGCCGTACTGCCTCTGTTCGCGCTTGCGCTCCAATATCGCTACGTGTCGCAGTTGCGCGACGAGATCACGGTTGTGAGCAATCGGCATACAAAGTTCTCTTTGCTCGTTCCGCTCGCGATCTTTGCATTTCTTTACGTCGGAGTTGAGTCGTCGATTAGCGGCTGGATGATGACCTACGTGCATCGTTTGCCGCTTGCGAGCGGTTTGTATGCGCCGATTGCGACGTCGTTCTTCTGGATCGCGCTGCTTGTGGGCAGGTCGGTTGCGCCGGCAGTGCTGAAGAGGATTTCTGAGTCCGGGCTGCTGATGATTACGCTTTGTGTGGTGCTGGTAAGCAACGTGATGCTTCTGCTCAGCTACACGCCCGCAATGAGTATAACGAGCGCTGCGCTGGCGGGATTGATGCTGGCTCCTATTTTTCCCTTGTGTCTGTCGAAAGTGCTGGCGATTGCGAGTGGTCCTTCGGAATCGCGATGGGTGTTTGCGATCAGCGGGCTCGGTGGGGCGGTGTTGCCGTGGATGACTGGCCAGGTGGCTTCGCTGAGCGGTTCGCTGCGGACAGGCTTGGCTGTGCCCTTGGTGGCTGCGATAGTGATGCTGCTGTTGCAGGTGCGGACGCAGCGTGTTTTGGGTAGAGGCTGA
- a CDS encoding Nif3-like dinuclear metal center hexameric protein, protein MIIHKRFVTVLLTVSAISLSLSAQTSGTPLTAAEAIKRIIAATGATPPPDTVDTIKGGDPNTVVTGIATTFLDTYQVLEKAVADNKNFIITHEPTFYNHPDDMTVLGDDAVQAQKRAYIKEHHLVVWRFHDTWHLRHPDGILEGVIDEFGWKPNQSTSDPNLFTIPQTTVAQLAGSLRAKTGLHIMRVIGDPKMPVTQVALMPGAAGLTRQVKMLERDDVQVLVAGEAAEWETVEYARDASAQGRHKALILLGHEISEEAGMRYCAEWLKSVLPGVPIEYIRAGEPYWMPGQ, encoded by the coding sequence ATGATCATCCACAAACGATTTGTAACCGTATTGCTTACAGTTTCCGCCATCAGCCTTTCGCTGTCCGCGCAGACTTCCGGTACTCCGCTGACCGCCGCTGAAGCTATCAAGCGCATCATTGCAGCCACGGGCGCAACGCCGCCGCCGGACACGGTGGACACGATCAAGGGCGGCGATCCGAACACGGTTGTCACCGGGATCGCAACGACTTTCCTCGACACCTATCAGGTTCTTGAGAAGGCAGTCGCAGACAACAAGAATTTCATCATCACGCATGAGCCGACGTTCTATAACCACCCGGACGACATGACAGTGCTGGGCGACGATGCTGTGCAGGCGCAGAAGCGCGCCTACATCAAAGAGCATCATCTCGTCGTCTGGCGCTTTCATGACACCTGGCATCTTCGCCATCCCGATGGCATCCTTGAAGGTGTTATAGACGAGTTTGGCTGGAAGCCGAATCAGAGCACCTCAGATCCGAACCTCTTTACCATTCCGCAGACAACCGTGGCACAACTTGCAGGCAGCCTGCGCGCGAAAACAGGCCTGCATATTATGCGCGTCATCGGCGACCCCAAGATGCCGGTCACGCAGGTAGCCCTGATGCCCGGAGCAGCCGGTCTTACTCGTCAAGTGAAAATGCTCGAGCGCGACGATGTACAGGTGCTTGTTGCCGGAGAGGCCGCGGAATGGGAGACTGTCGAATATGCACGCGACGCGTCCGCACAGGGAAGACACAAGGCACTGATCCTGCTCGGCCACGAAATCTCAGAGGAAGCCGGAATGCGCTACTGCGCCGAATGGCTGAAAAGCGTGCTGCCCGGAGTTCCGATCGAATATATCCGCGCTGGTGAACCCTACTGGATGCCAGGACAATAA